The following are from one region of the Eubacterium sp. MSJ-33 genome:
- a CDS encoding efflux RND transporter periplasmic adaptor subunit: MKKKGIIILIVVLLVLAGAAGVIYYVLHNKKTSDEELVYATKISELNGGYDLMESRYMGTVESQEVKGVNRDSDKKIKELYVKEEDEVKAGDVLFEYDTESMELQLRQLELELTSINNNIATLNQQIASLTTEKAAAPAEEQLGYSAQIQNLQAQVNQANYDASAKQLEIDRQKLSMENTKVVAPMDGIIKTINENNSTSSSDDNSNYDNSNNSSDSTSNAYITIMAKGDYRIKATASELTVRSMSEGQSMIIRSRVDDSTWTGTVSKIDLEHPDNGNNDGYFMGSGGTTATKYPFYISLDNTDGLMLGQHVYVEADYGQGDVKEGLWLDDFYIMQEDDGAYVWAENAKGYIEKRKVELGEYDENLMRYQILSGLTEDDYIAYPEDRVKEGMKVTHNYEDVVIDDTIEDATGGDAFYDDGYTDDGSMDGYTDDGIINNIDDGANMDSIDGSVEEVAPEEEPVPDSDSEVVQ, translated from the coding sequence ATGAAGAAAAAAGGAATCATTATTTTAATTGTAGTGCTGCTGGTTCTTGCAGGTGCAGCCGGTGTTATCTATTATGTTCTGCATAATAAAAAGACATCTGACGAGGAACTAGTATATGCAACAAAGATATCTGAATTAAATGGTGGATATGATCTCATGGAAAGCCGGTATATGGGAACTGTGGAATCACAGGAAGTAAAAGGCGTCAATCGAGACAGTGATAAGAAGATTAAGGAATTATATGTAAAAGAAGAAGATGAAGTCAAGGCAGGCGATGTCTTATTTGAATATGATACAGAGTCAATGGAATTACAGCTTCGCCAGTTGGAATTGGAGCTTACGAGCATCAACAATAATATAGCAACATTGAACCAGCAGATTGCTTCACTCACAACAGAGAAGGCAGCAGCGCCGGCCGAAGAACAGTTAGGCTACAGTGCGCAGATTCAGAATTTGCAGGCACAGGTTAATCAGGCAAACTATGATGCAAGTGCAAAGCAATTAGAGATTGACCGCCAGAAGTTATCCATGGAGAATACAAAGGTTGTAGCACCGATGGATGGCATTATTAAGACGATTAATGAAAATAATTCGACAAGTAGTTCCGATGATAACAGTAACTATGATAATTCAAACAACAGTTCAGACTCTACAAGCAATGCTTATATCACAATCATGGCAAAGGGTGATTATAGAATCAAGGCAACCGCAAGTGAGCTGACAGTCCGTAGTATGTCCGAAGGACAGAGTATGATTATCCGTTCCAGAGTAGATGATTCTACATGGACAGGTACTGTATCGAAGATTGATCTCGAACATCCGGACAATGGAAATAACGATGGTTATTTTATGGGCTCCGGTGGAACAACAGCAACAAAGTACCCATTTTATATTAGTCTGGACAACACAGATGGTCTGATGCTTGGACAGCATGTGTATGTAGAGGCGGATTATGGTCAGGGTGATGTAAAGGAAGGTTTATGGCTGGATGATTTCTATATCATGCAGGAGGATGATGGCGCTTATGTATGGGCAGAAAATGCCAAGGGTTATATTGAGAAGCGTAAGGTAGAACTTGGGGAATATGACGAGAATTTGATGCGGTATCAGATTCTTTCCGGACTCACAGAGGATGATTATATTGCATACCCGGAAGACCGTGTGAAGGAAGGCATGAAGGTCACACATAACTATGAGGACGTTGTGATTGACGATACGATAGAGGATGCAACCGGCGGAGATGCCTTTTATGATGATGGATACACGGATGATGGCAGCATGGACGGTTATACAGATGATGGCATCATAAATAACATTGATGATGGCGCCAATATGGATAGTATTGACGGTTCGGTTGAAGAGGTTGCACCGGAGGAAGAGCCTGTGCCAGACAGCGATAGCGAGGTGGTGCAATAG
- a CDS encoding ABC transporter ATP-binding protein, translated as MLLELKNIYKNYIQGTMEVPVLKDINLCVEEGEYVAIMGPSGSGKSTLMNIIGCIDKPTSGTYLLDDVEIEKCKDKELSAVRNQKIGFVFQNFNLLPRQSALDNVALPLQYAKVPIKKRKQKAKEMLEMVDLADRVNFKPTQLSGGQKQRVAIARAMVADPKILLADEPTGALDSKSGLQVMELFDTLHKQGVTIIMITHSDEIASYADRVVKIIDGELYEGDAQPVNAASAQKEQDNLTEVVQPEQAQTPVTGGDEHE; from the coding sequence GTGTTACTGGAACTCAAAAATATCTATAAAAATTACATTCAGGGTACGATGGAAGTCCCTGTATTAAAAGATATCAACCTCTGTGTAGAAGAGGGCGAATATGTGGCAATCATGGGACCGTCCGGTTCAGGAAAGTCTACCTTGATGAACATTATTGGATGTATTGATAAACCAACATCCGGAACGTATCTGCTTGATGACGTGGAGATTGAGAAATGCAAAGATAAAGAACTGTCGGCAGTACGGAATCAAAAGATTGGATTTGTATTTCAGAATTTTAATTTGCTGCCAAGACAGAGCGCGCTCGACAATGTAGCACTTCCGCTACAGTATGCAAAGGTGCCGATTAAAAAGAGAAAACAAAAGGCGAAAGAAATGCTTGAGATGGTTGATCTGGCAGATCGTGTCAATTTCAAACCGACACAGCTTTCCGGTGGACAGAAGCAACGTGTGGCAATTGCGCGTGCAATGGTGGCAGATCCGAAGATTCTGCTTGCTGATGAACCAACAGGAGCCCTTGATTCCAAATCCGGACTGCAGGTTATGGAGTTGTTTGATACCCTTCATAAGCAGGGGGTTACAATCATTATGATAACGCACTCGGATGAGATCGCGTCTTATGCGGACCGTGTAGTAAAAATCATTGATGGCGAATTATATGAGGGAGATGCACAACCTGTGAATGCAGCGTCAGCGCAGAAGGAACAGGATAATTTGACAGAAGTTGTACAGCCAGAACAGGCACAAACCCCGGTGACCGGAGGTGATGAGCATGAATAA